From a region of the Megalops cyprinoides isolate fMegCyp1 chromosome 13, fMegCyp1.pri, whole genome shotgun sequence genome:
- the lin7c gene encoding protein lin-7 homolog C, giving the protein MASLGEPVRLERDISRAIELLDKLQRTGEVPPQKLQALQRVLQSEFCNAVREVYEHVYETVDINSSPEVRANATAKATVAAFAASEGHSHPRVVELPKTEEGLGFNIMGGKEQNSPIYISRIIPGGIADRHGGLKRGDQLLSVNGVSVEGEHHEKAVELLKAAQGTVKLVVRYTPKVLEEMESRFEKMRSAKRRQQNSYPQ; this is encoded by the exons ATGGCTTCACTGGGGGAACCCGTAAGGCTGGAAAGAG ACATCTCTCGGGCTATTGAGCTGTTGGACAAGTTACAGAGGACCGGAGAAGTACCTCCCCAGAAACTCCAGGCTCTTCAAAGAGTCCTCCAGAGTGAATTCTGCAATGCTGTGCGAGAG GTGTATGAACACGTGTATGAGACTGTGGACATTAACAGCAGCCCAGAGGTCAGAGCCAATGCTACTGCCAAG GCCACAGTGGCAGCGTTCGCAGCCAGTGAGGGCCATTCCCACCCCCGTGTTGTGGAGCTGCCAAAGACCGAGGAGGGCCTGGGTTTCAACATAATGGGAGGAAAGGAGCAAAACTCACCCATTTACATCTCTCGGATCATCCCTGGTGGTATAGCTGATCGCCATGGCGGCTTAAAGAGGGGGGACCAGCTGCTGTCCGTCAATGGAGTG agTGTGGAAGGGGAGCACCATGAGAAGGCTGTGGAGCTTCTGAAGGCTGCTCAGGGCACAGTCAAACTGGTGGTGAGGTACACCCCAAAAGTTCTGGAGGAAATGGAGTCGCGTTTCGAGAAGATGAGATCTGCCAAACGTCGCCAACAGAACAGCTACCCCCAGTAG